The following proteins are co-located in the Hevea brasiliensis isolate MT/VB/25A 57/8 chromosome 11, ASM3005281v1, whole genome shotgun sequence genome:
- the LOC110643767 gene encoding serine/threonine-protein kinase AGC1-7-like: protein MSSIIPAMRSDSSMKSHNIPPEEAESESKKTAAANGPAGHSKNSENMMSNPPLDPRMMDPHRQTAPALPNAKTIHGHTASNRSDSLESSNAPFKPHTGGDVRWDAINMVNAKGAIGLSNFRLLKRLGYGDIGSVYLVELRGTNAHFAMKVMDKASLASRNKLLRAQTEREILGLLDHPFLPTLYSYFETDKFYCLVMEFCSGGNLHSLRQRQPNKYFSEEAARFYASEVLLALEYLHMLGIVYRDLKPENVLVRDEGHIMLSDFDLSLRCSVNPTLVKSSSTHASNGGGNGGGGILDDDYAVHGCMQPSTFFPRILPSKKNRKSKSDFGLFVGGSLPELMAEPTNVRSMSFVGTHEYLAPEIIRGEGHGSAVDWWTFGIFLYELLHGTTPFKGSGNRATLFNVVGQPLRFPDTPQVSSVARDLIRGLLVKEPHKRIACKRGATEIKQHPFFEGVNWALVRSAMPPHVPEPVDFSQYASKEPPPAANNKKMEDTGVDKTSGSPHQHDSSYIEFEYF from the exons ATGTCATCAATTATTCCTGCCATGAGGTCTGACTCTTCCATG AAGAGCCACAAcattccaccagaagaagcagAAAGTGAATCGAAGAAGACTGCAGCAG CAAATGGACCTGCAGGACATagcaaaaattctgaaaatatgATGTCTAATCCTCCCCTTGATCCTAGAATGATGGATCCTCACCGTCAAACCGCACCAGCACTACCTAATGCCAAGACCATCCATGGCCATACCGCTAGTAATCGTAGTGACAGCTTAGAGAGCTCCAATGCACCATTTAAGCCCCACACTGGTGGTGATGTCCGATGGGATGCTATTAACATGGTGAATGCCAAAGGTGCAATTGGCCTCAGTAACTTTCGGCTCCTCAAGCGTCTTGGGTATGGAGATATAGGGAGTGTTTACCTTGTTGAACTTAGAGGAACTAACGCTCATTTTGCTATGAAAGTAATGGATAAGGCTTCGCTTGCAAGTAGAAACAAGCTACTAAGAGCACAAACGGAGAGGGAGATTCTTGGTCTTCTTGATCACCCATTTTTGCCTACCTTGTATTCTTATTTTGAGACTGATAAGTTCTATTGCTTGGTCATGGAGTTCTGCAGTGGAGGCAATCTTCATTCTCTCCGCCAGAGGCAACCCAACAAGTATTTTTCTGAGGAAGCAGCCCG GTTCTATGCTTCAGAAGTATTGCTGGCGCTGGAGTATCTGCACATGTTAGGCATTGTTTACAGGGACTTGAAGCCAGAAAATGTCCTAGTAAGAGATGAAGGTCATATAATGCTCTCTGATTTCGACCTCTCACTTCGCTGCTCTGTCAATCCAACCCTCGTCAAGTCCTCATCTACACATGCAAGCAACGGCGGAGGGAATGGtggtggaggtattttggacgATGACTATGCAGTGCATGGTTGCATGCAGCCCTCAACATTTTTCCCTCGCATTTTGCCAAGCAAAAAGAATCGTAAATCCAAATCAGACTTTGGCCTCTTCGTCGGAGGCTCACTCCCAGAACTAATGGCAGAACCCACAAATGTACGCTCCATGTCATTTGTAGGCACCCATGAATACTTAGCCCCAGAGATCATTCGTGGAGAGGGTCATGGCAGTGCGGTAGACTGGTGGACTTTTGGGATCTTCTTATACGAGCTGTTACATGGAACAACTCCATTTAAAGGCTCAGGAAATAGGGCTACCCTATTCAATGTTGTAGGGCAGCCATTGAGATTCCCAGATACACCACAAGTGAGCTCGGTCGCTCGGGATCTGATTAGAGGACTTCTGGTGAAGGAACCGCATAAACGCATTGCATGCAAAAGGGGAGCCACAGAGATAAAACAACATCCATTTTTTGAAGGAGTAAACTGGGCTCTGGTCAGAAGTGCCATGCCTCCGCACGTACCTGAACCGGTAGACTTCTCTCAATATGCTAGCAAAGAGCCACCACCAGCTGCTAATAACAAGAAGATGGAAGATACTGGAGTTGATAAAACCAGTGGTAGTCCTCATCAACATGACTCCTCCTATATAGAATTTGAATACTTTTAG